Proteins from a genomic interval of Gossypium hirsutum isolate 1008001.06 chromosome A09, Gossypium_hirsutum_v2.1, whole genome shotgun sequence:
- the LOC107890179 gene encoding HVA22-like protein f has protein sequence MGVLTVIAKRLDAIIGPGVMLLYPLYASIRAIESPSMVDDQQWLTYWIIYSFIALFELSFWRILAWVPLWPYMKLVLCMWLVLPIFNGAAYIYEKHIRKYIKFGGFVGSNYSEDQKKILQMISLDARKYVAEYVDKHGWPAFERIIKAAEKEAKKP, from the exons ATGGGTGTTCTTACAGTAATTGCCAAACGTCTAGATGCAATCATCgg GCCTGGAGTGATGCTTCTTTATCCATT ATATGCCTCGATCCGAGCAATAGAAAGTCCATCAATGGTAGATGACCAACAATGGTTAACCTATTGGATTATATATTCCTTCATTGCCCTATTTGAGCTTTCATTTTGGAGAATCCTGGCTTG gGTCCCGTTGTGGCCGTACATGAAGCTGGTATTGTGTATGTGGTTGGTGTTGCCTATATTCAATGGAGCAGCTTATATATATGAAAAGCATATaagaaaatacataaaatttggaGGATTTGTGGGCTCAAATTATTCAGAGGATCAAAAGAAGATCCTCCAGATGATCAGCTTAGATGCTAGGAAATATGTGGCTGAATACGTTGACAAGCATGGATGGCCTGCCTTTGAGCGAATTATCAAAGCG GCTGAAAAAGAAGCAAAGAAACCATGA